AACCTTCGATTTTACCCGACTGCAAGGTCAGTGTAGGCAATCATTATAAATCTCAATCTTAATTATAAGTTAAAATTTTATTAAAGAAAATTGAATTTTTCTTTAAAGTTTTCTAAAATTATGATATCATTCCGCCAAAATATTCAAATATAGGACATAAATAATGCGCATTCTTATTATAGAAGATGAAGTTACATTAAACAAAATGCTTGCTGAAGGATTAAAAGAATTTGGCTACCAAAGCGATGTTGTTGAAACACTTAAAGACGGTGAATATTACTTAGATATCAGAAACTACGATTTAGTATTAATGGACTGGATGCTTCCTGATGGAAACTCTGTAGATATTATAGGTGACATAAAAACAAAGACTCCAAAAACTACTGTAATAGTTTTATCTGCAAGAGATGACAACGAGAGTGAAATTGAAGCATTAAGAAGCGGTGCTGATGATTATATTAGAAAGCCATTCGATTTTGATGTTCTTATTGCTCGTATTGAAGCTCGTCTTCGTTTTGGAGGAAGTAATATAATTTCAATAGACGATTTAGTTATCAACCCAGAAGAAGAAAAAATTACTTACAAAGAGCAAGATATAGAGCTTAAAGGTAAACCTTTTGAAGTTCTTACTCACCTAGCTCGTCACCGTGATCAAATTGTTTCTAAAGAGCAATTACTAGACGCGATTTGGGAAGAGCCAGAGCTTGTTACTCCAAACGTTATTGAAGTTGCTATCAACCAAATTCGTCAAAAAATGGACAAACCATTAGGAATAACTACAATTGAAACTGTTCGTCGTCGTGGATACCGTTTCTGTTTTCCAAAAGAAATCAACTAATTTTAATAAGAAAAGGAGTTCACTCCTTTTCTCCACATTATAAAAAAATGCTTCCCTTAAAAACTTCACCATTTTGCATAAACATATTAGTTTTAAACTAATTTGCTATACTTACATATATCACTTATAAATTGGGCAAAAATGTTTTCAAAAAAAAGTATTAGAAAAGTTTTTCTAATAAAATTAATTTTCTCTCTAGCATCTCTTATACTTATATTTTCATCTTTTTTATATTTTTATATAGAAAATTCTATTTTAGAAGAGAAGTATCAGGAGATTGTGAAATATGCAAAAAATATTGCACATAATAAATCACTATATGACTCAGTAACCCCTTTGATACCGGATTTATATCTTGGGTTAGATGTAGAAATTGTACAACTTAAAAAATCACATATTGAAGAAGATTTATATCAAACTAGCAAAATAGACAAGACCTACCTTACCCTTATTTACCCTTTTAATTTAGATGACTTAAGTTATCTAAAAATAACAAAGGATATTTCAGGAACAAAAAAACTGCTGGATAAAATTCTTCATTATATTTTTATAATAAATATTGCAGGTTTTTTACTTGCAGTAGTATATTCAATAACACTTTCTAAAATGTTGGTAAGTCCAATCAAAGCTCTTAGTAATAAACTCTCAGATATGAATGAGCATCTAATAAGACCGATAAAGACCGAGAACCTTCCTGAAGAGTTTGAATCTCTAGGTGCTACAATTAATCATCTTATCTTAAGAATTCAAAATTTTGTCAAGTATCAAAAAGAACTTTTTATAGGTACTGCTCACGAGCTAAAGACCCCGCTAGCTGTCATTAAATTAAAAAATCAAGTAACCTTATTAAAAAAACGCTCTCCTGATGAGTATATAGAAGCTCTGCGAGTTACAAATAAAACTATTGATGAGATGAACAACATAGTTTCAAATATACTAAACATAGGCAGACAAGAGGGTATGCAACTCGATAAACCTCAAGAAGTGGATGTTATCGCTATTCTGTCGAAAAAAGCTGATGATTTTAAACTTCTAGCTGAAAATGAAGGTAAAGAGTTACAAATGAACTTTGAACCCAGTGGTTTTACTGCAATGCTTCAAGTAGGCTTGCTGAACCAAATAGTTCAAAACTTTTTGCAAAATGCACTAAAATTCACACCTAAGGATGGCAAAGTTACGCTACAAAGTTCATTAAATAAGTATGGGTTACTTATTGAAGTCATTGACGAGGGGTGCGGAGTAGATGAAAGCGTTGACCTATATGCACCGTTCAAAAGACAAGGGAATAAACAAGGAGTTGGGCTGGGTCTTTTTCTAGCTAAAAGTGCTGCGGATGCCCTTGGAGCAAATATTAGCATAAAAAATAGAACAGATGGGACAAATGGAACGATTGCTTCTTTAAACCTAAGTTCAAAACTTTCTTGTACTTTACCCTAAAGTCAATAGAATATTAAAATTTAAAAAATAATAAAGCTTTATTTTGCTATAAATCGAACACCAAAAAATATATCAAAACATATATTTCAAGATGAACTTCTAAATTACAAGGTGAACTAATGGCTTTAATTATAAATGACGAGTGTATTGCGTGCGATGCATGCCGAGAAGAGTGCCCTACAGAAGCGATTGAAGAAGGAGATCCTATATACTATATTGATCCAGATCGCTGTACAGAGTGTGTGAATATATATGATGAGCCTGCATGTATTTCTGTTTGTCCTGTTGACTGTATCATACCAGACAAAGATAATGTAGAGTCAATCGCTGAGCTTCAGTTTAAGTACAAAAACCTCCAACTAGAAGAGTAGAAGAGCATTTATGGCACAACGAGTAGCAGTCATAGACATAGGTTCTAACTCAGTTAGAATGGTAGTCTATGAAAAAACTTCTCGTTTTGCATTTCGTATACTTCATGAGGAAAAAAGCAGGGTTAGAATATCTGAAAATGCCTACCAAAATGATGGGATTCTTCAAGAAAAAGCTATGCAAAGAACCCTTTATGCTCTTGAAAACTTTTTAACAATCATATCCTCATTTAAAGCAAGAAAAACTCTGTGTGTAGCAACATCGGCACTTAGAGATGCTCCGAATAAAAAAGAGTTCTTACATAAAGCCAGACATAATCTTGGGCTAAAAATAAAAATAATTGATGGGCAAAGAGAGTCTTACCTAGGAGCCATTGCCTGTGCAAACTTATTACCACAACAAGATAGAGCCTTAAGTATAGATATTGGTGGCGGATCAACTGAATTTTCAATAATATCTAAAAATGATATAGCCAACAATATATCACTCAACCTAGGAACTGTAAGGCTCAAAGAACTTTTTTTTGACAACAATGAGATAAGTGGTGCAAAAGAGCTTATAGATTTGCAGTTAAAGCAACTTGATAATATTGATATATCAACTATAATCGGAATTGGCGGAACATTCAGGGCAATTTCACTTGCTCTTATGAACAATAACAAATACCCTATGAAAAAATTACATGCTTATGAGTCATACTATAGTGAATTTAGTAAATTTTTAACAAAAATTTTAAAATCTGATGAAAATGGATTAAAAAAACTAGGGATTAAAAGTGCAAGATTTGACACCATAAAACCAGGTGCTTTAATTCTAGACAGGGTTCTAAACAAATTCAAAGTAGATAATTTAATAACAAGCGGTGTAGGCTTAAGAGAAGGGGTTTATCTAGCTGATTTACTTAGAAATTCAAAAGACAAATTTCCGATTAACTACAACACCTCCGTAAGACAAATCCTTGACTCACATGTGGATGATTCAGCTTACTCCAATCAACTAAGCAAGCTCTCAAAACAATTATTTGATATAACGCACAAAAAACTTGGCATAGATATAAAATACCGCTATGAGCTAGCAATAGCTGCAAAACTTTGTATAAGTGGCTCTAGTATGCACTTTTATTCACAGAACAGACACAGCTATTTTCTTATACAAGACGCTCTGGAGTTTGGATTTACACATAAGCAGATAACGCTTATTTCAACCCTTGCAAAATATGCAAAAAAAAGATTCCCATCATCTCTACATGTAGAAAAGTATAAGGAATTACTTCCTAGCAAAGATGAACTAAATGGACTTAGTTACCTTTTATCACTGAGCATTGCACTTTTATCTCATAAACCTAGAAATATTGACTTTATGTTTGAGTTAAGTGACAAAAACTTGACAGTTACATCAAAAAATAGTTTATTTTTGGCAAAAGAGAGTGTAAAAAAATTAAATTCACTAAAAAATTTCAACATTATTTTCTCTTCTTAAAAACCTGCATTTTTTACGCTTTCACTTTTTTTGGCACAATAATTGCTTTAATTTAAAACAATTAGCAAAAAAGGGATTTGTGTATGCAAAAGATATTCATTACTTTGATTATTATGCCTATGTTTATTTATGCATCATACAATCCTTTTTTTACAGACATACAGGCTCAAAAGCCTATAGAACCTTCGGTGAAGGTTATTATCCAGAAGCAGAAACCTGAAATAAAAAGAACAGACATAAAAATAAATTACTTCGGTTTTATAGAGAGCAACAAAGGGAAATTCGCTCTAGTAAAAATAAATGGAAAAAATATCGTCTTAAAACAAAAAGACTCAGTGTATATTGGAGAAAAAGTAGTAAAGGTTCTTACTCTCTCTAGTAACTTCATAATTTTAAAAGATGGATACAATTCTCCACAAACAATATACTTTAGTTCAAGAACACCTGAGTACAATAATCAAGAGCGCAATAATAATGTTAAGTAAAACTAATTTAT
The sequence above is drawn from the Candidatus Sulfurimonas baltica genome and encodes:
- a CDS encoding Ppx/GppA phosphatase family protein, whose amino-acid sequence is MAQRVAVIDIGSNSVRMVVYEKTSRFAFRILHEEKSRVRISENAYQNDGILQEKAMQRTLYALENFLTIISSFKARKTLCVATSALRDAPNKKEFLHKARHNLGLKIKIIDGQRESYLGAIACANLLPQQDRALSIDIGGGSTEFSIISKNDIANNISLNLGTVRLKELFFDNNEISGAKELIDLQLKQLDNIDISTIIGIGGTFRAISLALMNNNKYPMKKLHAYESYYSEFSKFLTKILKSDENGLKKLGIKSARFDTIKPGALILDRVLNKFKVDNLITSGVGLREGVYLADLLRNSKDKFPINYNTSVRQILDSHVDDSAYSNQLSKLSKQLFDITHKKLGIDIKYRYELAIAAKLCISGSSMHFYSQNRHSYFLIQDALEFGFTHKQITLISTLAKYAKKRFPSSLHVEKYKELLPSKDELNGLSYLLSLSIALLSHKPRNIDFMFELSDKNLTVTSKNSLFLAKESVKKLNSLKNFNIIFSS
- a CDS encoding sensor histidine kinase; this translates as MFSKKSIRKVFLIKLIFSLASLILIFSSFLYFYIENSILEEKYQEIVKYAKNIAHNKSLYDSVTPLIPDLYLGLDVEIVQLKKSHIEEDLYQTSKIDKTYLTLIYPFNLDDLSYLKITKDISGTKKLLDKILHYIFIINIAGFLLAVVYSITLSKMLVSPIKALSNKLSDMNEHLIRPIKTENLPEEFESLGATINHLILRIQNFVKYQKELFIGTAHELKTPLAVIKLKNQVTLLKKRSPDEYIEALRVTNKTIDEMNNIVSNILNIGRQEGMQLDKPQEVDVIAILSKKADDFKLLAENEGKELQMNFEPSGFTAMLQVGLLNQIVQNFLQNALKFTPKDGKVTLQSSLNKYGLLIEVIDEGCGVDESVDLYAPFKRQGNKQGVGLGLFLAKSAADALGANISIKNRTDGTNGTIASLNLSSKLSCTLP
- a CDS encoding YfhL family 4Fe-4S dicluster ferredoxin; the encoded protein is MALIINDECIACDACREECPTEAIEEGDPIYYIDPDRCTECVNIYDEPACISVCPVDCIIPDKDNVESIAELQFKYKNLQLEE
- the hsrA gene encoding homeostatic response regulator transcription factor HsrA; this translates as MRILIIEDEVTLNKMLAEGLKEFGYQSDVVETLKDGEYYLDIRNYDLVLMDWMLPDGNSVDIIGDIKTKTPKTTVIVLSARDDNESEIEALRSGADDYIRKPFDFDVLIARIEARLRFGGSNIISIDDLVINPEEEKITYKEQDIELKGKPFEVLTHLARHRDQIVSKEQLLDAIWEEPELVTPNVIEVAINQIRQKMDKPLGITTIETVRRRGYRFCFPKEIN